ACAATGGTAGGGAAAAAAGAGCAGCTTTTATTTCTAGAGAGGTTTTGAAATCACCTTTTTTAAATCCCTATTTTCATAAATTACAAAGGCTTTTGCGTCGGTACACCCACAGCACGAGGAAAACTAGCAGGTGTATTTCCTACTTTTCGCAAAAATAAACAATGCCGAATACTATTACTTAAAGGAGTTGTAAATTCTTCAATTAATTCAACTCTTCCCCCTAACTGCTTAACTGCATTTTCTAAACTTTGGTTTTCTTCTTTAGTCCAACTTCCCCGATAAATTACAGCTAAACCGCCTTTTTTCACCAAAGGTAAACTATATTCAGCACAAGCAGAAGCTGTACCCACAGCACGAATTAAAGCTAAATCATAACTTTGTCTGTATTTATTTTCCTGTCCAATTTCTTCTGCTCTCCCTACAATAGTCTTAGCATTAGTTAGAGAAAGACTACTTAATATCGTCTCAATAAAATTAATTTTTTTGCGCGTAGAATCTAACAAACTTACTTGACAACTTGGAAAAATCATAGAAATTGGTACACCAGGAAAACCTGCACCAGTACCAATATCAATTACAGATGCACCTTGATCAAGAGAATCAATAAAATGCTGTTTTGGTGCAACTCCCCGTAAAGAGTCCCAAAGATGTTTTTCCCAAAATTCTTCAGGTTCAGTAATTCGAGTTAAATTAAATTGCCGATTGCCTTCAATAATTAATTCATACAGTTGTTGAAATTGATTTTGTTGCTGATTTGTAGGTTGCCAATTTAATGTTTTTTGCCAAAATTGCACCATTTCTGGTAAACTAGATACAGATTCTAAACTCATGTTGACTCAATAAATTATTTTAAACTCTTTACGTTCCTTTCTGCGCCTCTGCGCCTCTGCGTGAAACATTTTAACTTTTCAATTTACGACTGTTTCCGCAATTTTCTTTTCTAATGTTTTAGGCTCAACCGCTTCTAAAACACCATGATTTAATGTCCAACAACGGTCTGCTATTGGCAACAAATCCCCAGCGTCATGTGTTACAACTAACAATGTCCAATCTTTTTTCAATTTCGCTAATAAATTTACTAGCTGACGGCGCATTGACCAATCTAAACCCGCTGTAGGTTCATCTAATAATAATAAATTCGGTTGACGAATTAATTGAACCGCCAAAGCTAAACGCCTTTGTTGTCCACCGCTTAAAGCATGGGGTGGTGTAGATAGGGATAAATGCTCTAATCCAACTTCGCTTAATGCCTGGTGAACCCGCTCTGTCCCTAATTCGGGATGACCCAAACGCAATTCTTCTAAAATTGTACCACCGCAGAAGTGCCTTTCTGGAAATTGAAACACTATCCCCGCCAACTGTTGTAGCTGTTCGGCTATCAGTTCCTGTTCTCTCCAAAAAGCCGCACCAGAGGTAGGTTCAGCCAGTCCTGATAAAATTTCTAATAAAGTGCTTTTACCGGAACCACTAGGACCAATAATCAGACCTAATTGCTGGGGAGGTAATTCCAGGTTAATGGATTTGAGAATTGCTGACGGGCAAGCGGTGGGGTGATAAGTTAGATTTCTGAGATAGAGCATTTGTTAAAATTACCAAAAAGTCAGCAGACAACTGATGGACTAGACGCAAAGTTAAGTAACCACAACCTAGTCCAGCAGCAAGAATCATTCACTTTTTTTCTATTGTGGCAGACTTACACGAAAAAATCGCTACAACAAGCGAGGAAACCTGAATCAATTACCACAGTCTACATAAACAAGACTTACGCAAAACAGAACGAAAGTAGGAGTAATTCATGAATTACCCATACGCAAGAATCAGGTTTTTAGTCCAATCTTGCGTAAGTCCTAATCAAGTAGATTTTTTGGCAGTATATAGAGGCATTTTTCAGTTAACCATTTTTTTGCATTTTAAGTAACACATACGACAAATTCAACCGTAATTATTCTGAGGATTTCCATGTCTAAACTGTTTTTGATTCCTCAATTAACAATGTTGTTTCGATTTCCTGTAGTTTGCAACGTTGCTTTGGCTACTAGCATTATCCTCAATTTGTGTGTAAATCCCTCATTAGCTGGTGATCCGTTTCGCCGCAGCGAACCCCATAAAATTGGCGATCGCACGGAAGCAGCGTTTAAGGCGATTTTCCAACAGGGAAATTATCCAGCAGCAGAGGAGTATCTGCAAAAAGCCATCTCGGATGAAGCAAATGAACCTTTAGCTTATGCGTTGAAGGCATCTTTAGCATACAATAATCAAGATTTAGTTAGCTTGGAGAAGTACAGCAAAAAAACTTTAGAAGCTGGACAAAAGCTGATTGCTAGTGACCCTTTGCGTGGTAATTTATACACTGGAGTGGGCAACTTTTTAGAAGGTGCGGTAATTCTTACCCGTAAAGGAAATGTCAATGGTGTCTCACAAGCCTTGAGTCGATTGACAAGAGTCTATGAATATTTAGACAAAGCAGAAGCTATTGATGCCAATGATCCAGAGTTAAACTTAATTAAGGGCTATATGAATTTAATGTTAGCCGTTAATTTGCCTTTTATTAGTCCAGATCAAGCGATTGAAGAACTAGAACAAAATGCTGCACCTGGGTATTTGGTAGATAGGGGTATTGCTTTAGCATACCGGGATTTGAAAAAATATCCTCAAGCGTTAGATTATGTCAATCGCGCCTTAAAAACGACTGCGGACAACCCAGAAATTTATTATCTCAAAGCACAAATCCTGCACGAAAAGGGTAAAAAGGAAAAAAGCCAGAACTTGGTTAAGGATGCGATAGCTAATTTTGACAAAGCCCTGGCTAAAAAATCCCAACTTCCTGCTAGTCTCGTCAAACAAATTGAATATGAACGCAACCAGGCTAAACAGCGCCTGAATAATCTATGATAATTAGTTGTTAGTCATTGGTCATTAGTCATTAGGTTTCTAATTTTGACTTTTGACTTCATATATCTCCCCAATCTCCAAAAATGTACATTCAATTCCGCGAAGTTAATCCTTTTGATGTCTGGATTTGGTTGAAGTTCAGCACCCTTCCCTCTGGACGTGAAAAACAATATGTAGAAGAAGTTTTCAATTCCTGGTTTTATCTAGGTAAATTAGGTGGATTCAATGCCGAAAATCTGCAAGTGCAAGAAACAGGTTTAGAACTCAGTTACATGGATTATGATGCAAAAGGTTATGATAAAAGCCTGGTGGCTTTGATGCACAATATGGGTGAGTTTGAATATGAAGGAGAATGGGGAAGATGCTGGTTTGATTTAGGAACTAGTGATGCGATCGCATTAGATATTCTCATCAACGCCCTCACTCAATTAAGTGAAGAATACGTCACCATTGAAGCCCTATATATCGGTGGTGAAAACGAAGATTGGCCAGTTGAAGATAGTGAAACTCGTGCCTACTCAATTTACGATACGTAGGTCGGCATTAAAAATTTTCGTTATGACAAGGCAAAAGGCAGAAAAGAAGATGTTTGTGGGCAACTTTACTTTTCGTTACATACTTCTGTTTTTTGCACATTTCTACTTAATTAATCACAACTAACAGCCAAAATGAATAACCCAGGTGAAATTAGAGTCATAGTCTTAGCATTAATTCGAGATGGGGACAGAATTTTTGTTTCTGAAGGATACGACCCCACTAAACAATCAACATTTTACCGCGCTTTAGGTGGTGGTATAGAATTTGGTGAAACCAGTCGGATAGCCTTAGAAAGAGAATTTCAAGAAGAAATTCAAGCCGATTTAACTAATATTCGTTACTTGAATTGTATAGAAAACCTGTTTAGCTTCGATGGTAAACAAGGACATGAAATTATCCAACTTTATCAATGCGATTTTGCAGATCCACAATTTTACAAAATCGAAAGTTTAACCTTTTCCGAAACACCAGAAAAGAAACATCGCGCTTTATGGGTAGAAATTGCCAAATTTAAATCAGGAGAATTAAGATTAGTACCAGAAGTATTTTTTGATTATTTGTAAACTCAATTCCCCGAATTATCCCAATACTGTTCGGTTAAGAATTTTAGTAGGTTGGGTTGAACAAAGTGAAACCCAACAAACCGTTGTAAATGTTGGGATACGTTCCTCAACCCAACCTACATAATTTCATGGTTCTGAGCTTAACCGACAAGTATTGCGAATTATCCAATAATTCGGGGAACTATCTCAGAAAATAAAGAGAATTGCTATAATTAACAAATATCATCAACAAAGAGAGTGAATTATGTCTATTCAATTAGTAACCAGACGTTTCACAGTTGAACAATATCATCAAATGAATGAAGCTGGTATTTTAACAGAAGATGATAGAGTGGAATTAATCAACGGAGAAATTATTGAAATGTCACCAATTGGTAGAAGACACGCAGCTTGTGTAAATCGTTTAAATTTTCTTTTTTCACAGTTACTAGGTAAAAGAGTAATTGTTGCTGTACAAAATCCCATAATTTTAGATAATCTGTCAGAACCCCAACCAGACATATCATTACTTAAACCCCGTGCAGATTTTTATGAATCTGGACTTCCTCAAGCACAGGATACATTTTTATTAATAGAAGTTGCAGATAGCAGCATTGAGTATGATAGAAAAATCAAAATTCCTCTTTATGCTAGTAGCGGTATTTCAGAAGTTTGGTTAGTCGATATTTATGAACAACTAATTATAGTTTATCGCCAACCTACTGCAAATGGCTATAGTGAAATCAAAACTTTCCATTTGGGCGATATTGTAGATATTTTAGCATTTCCTGGAATTAATTTAACAGTTGAGAGTATTTTAGGATAAAATCAATTACCAATTACCAATTACCAATTACCAATTACCAATTACCAATTACCAATTAATCATATCTATCTTTTTTTAATTTAATCACTTGCATCACATTATCGTGATGTTGACCACCGATAATATCTTTCAAGTGAATTTTTCCATCAATATACTGTAAATGAATACGCCAACCTGATATTTTATCAATATCAGCACGGTAGATAGCTTGTTTAATACCCGTTACCTTATGTAATCTCGTTTTCGGAAACGTTCTTGTTCTGTGACATTCATTATCTTCTAATTCAGCTAAAGCTTCCAGAAAATCAGTTTTCAAATCATCGGGCAACATTTTCATTGCTTCATGAATCACACCATATTCATCTAGCAGAGGTTTAATTTGTGCCATTAACAACAATTAACTTGTAAATCTTGATTTTCTTCCACAGTGAAATCTTGATAAATCATCTCTGCAACAGCATTATAAGCTTTTTGAGCATTTTCATGATTAACTATTCTAAATAAAGTGATTAGTATACAACCAAAAATTGGATCATCATCAATAGTTAAAATTATTCTGTGGTCATCATTAATTTTTAGACAATATATAGTAGAATCATAGTCATGATTAAGTTTGATATTTCGCAGTTGTTCGCTATGTTCATAAAAAGAATTATTTTCAGATGAGAGAAGTTCAAAATTACGATTCATTTCTTTAATAATTCTAAACTTCTCCGTATCTGTAAATCTTTCTAAATCTTTTTCAAAATCCTTTGTCGATTCAATGAGTATATCCATCAATTTAACTCCTGAGTCGAAAGTCCAAGATTACTCTAAATTTACCTTAATTCCAGAAAATTGAATATAGCATTTATGATCATCAGAAATCCACTTTCCAGAACTTGTATCTATAACTGCACATCTTCAACACCATAGCTTTCTGGAAAATTCAGATTTATGCAAATTAGTCAACTCAGAAATCAACTCATCAAACCTGTATTCATACTCATATCAGGACTTGCTATTACTCAAACCATTGGATGTACAACATTCAATTCCAATAATAGTGAAAATATAGCAGATGCCCAAACACCACCTAAACCAGC
This genomic interval from Anabaena sphaerica FACHB-251 contains the following:
- a CDS encoding NUDIX hydrolase, which encodes MNNPGEIRVIVLALIRDGDRIFVSEGYDPTKQSTFYRALGGGIEFGETSRIALEREFQEEIQADLTNIRYLNCIENLFSFDGKQGHEIIQLYQCDFADPQFYKIESLTFSETPEKKHRALWVEIAKFKSGELRLVPEVFFDYL
- the rsmG gene encoding 16S rRNA (guanine(527)-N(7))-methyltransferase RsmG; its protein translation is MSLESVSSLPEMVQFWQKTLNWQPTNQQQNQFQQLYELIIEGNRQFNLTRITEPEEFWEKHLWDSLRGVAPKQHFIDSLDQGASVIDIGTGAGFPGVPISMIFPSCQVSLLDSTRKKINFIETILSSLSLTNAKTIVGRAEEIGQENKYRQSYDLALIRAVGTASACAEYSLPLVKKGGLAVIYRGSWTKEENQSLENAVKQLGGRVELIEEFTTPLSNSIRHCLFLRKVGNTPASFPRAVGVPTQKPL
- a CDS encoding Sll0314/Alr1548 family TPR repeat-containing protein; this encodes MSKLFLIPQLTMLFRFPVVCNVALATSIILNLCVNPSLAGDPFRRSEPHKIGDRTEAAFKAIFQQGNYPAAEEYLQKAISDEANEPLAYALKASLAYNNQDLVSLEKYSKKTLEAGQKLIASDPLRGNLYTGVGNFLEGAVILTRKGNVNGVSQALSRLTRVYEYLDKAEAIDANDPELNLIKGYMNLMLAVNLPFISPDQAIEELEQNAAPGYLVDRGIALAYRDLKKYPQALDYVNRALKTTADNPEIYYLKAQILHEKGKKEKSQNLVKDAIANFDKALAKKSQLPASLVKQIEYERNQAKQRLNNL
- a CDS encoding DUF3531 family protein, whose protein sequence is MYIQFREVNPFDVWIWLKFSTLPSGREKQYVEEVFNSWFYLGKLGGFNAENLQVQETGLELSYMDYDAKGYDKSLVALMHNMGEFEYEGEWGRCWFDLGTSDAIALDILINALTQLSEEYVTIEALYIGGENEDWPVEDSETRAYSIYDT
- a CDS encoding Uma2 family endonuclease; the protein is MSIQLVTRRFTVEQYHQMNEAGILTEDDRVELINGEIIEMSPIGRRHAACVNRLNFLFSQLLGKRVIVAVQNPIILDNLSEPQPDISLLKPRADFYESGLPQAQDTFLLIEVADSSIEYDRKIKIPLYASSGISEVWLVDIYEQLIIVYRQPTANGYSEIKTFHLGDIVDILAFPGINLTVESILG
- a CDS encoding ABC transporter ATP-binding protein, producing MLYLRNLTYHPTACPSAILKSINLELPPQQLGLIIGPSGSGKSTLLEILSGLAEPTSGAAFWREQELIAEQLQQLAGIVFQFPERHFCGGTILEELRLGHPELGTERVHQALSEVGLEHLSLSTPPHALSGGQQRRLALAVQLIRQPNLLLLDEPTAGLDWSMRRQLVNLLAKLKKDWTLLVVTHDAGDLLPIADRCWTLNHGVLEAVEPKTLEKKIAETVVN